From Anaerolineae bacterium, the proteins below share one genomic window:
- a CDS encoding RNA-binding transcriptional accessory protein encodes MVSPVARALGARPEQVAATLALLDESNTVPFIARYRKEVTGGLDEEQIRQIQILAEKRRALEARRETVLRTIAEQGKLTPDLAQRIRAAETLTELEALYRPYKPKRRTRAIIAREKGLEGLAEQVLEQPHTSATLAELAAPFLNEQVATVEEALAGARDIVAERIADHPEIRAAVRQRALRWAVLHAEKRPDAEDPRQVYADYYDFHYRVERLRPHQVLAINRAEREGVLRVRVEVSERDWREEVVRRFRPDPASPLHDELEAAIADAVQRLLLPAIERDVRRGLTEAAEAHAIRVFAQNLRGLLLQPPLPGHTVLGIDPGYRTGCKLAVVDPTGKVLATGAIYPHPPQNRREEARRTLEDLIARYGITLIAIGNGTASRETEQLVAEITRGREGLHYLIVSEAGASVYSASPLARAELPDLDVSLRGAVSIARRMLDPLAELVKIDPKSLGVGMYQHDVDQKVLAQTLHAVVESVVNAVGVEVNTASPALFTYVAGIGPKLAQAVVSYREERGPFVTREDLKKVPGLGTKTFQQAAGFLRILGGPEPLDATAIHPESYPAARALMARAQVDLSQPPEERRGRLQALLARTSLDDLVAALEVGVPTLQDILDQLVRPGRDPRENVPPPILRSDVLRMEDLTPGLTLQGTVRNVVDFGAFVDIGVKQDGLLHRSQIPAGVTLQVGQVLTVRVLKVEPERGRIGLGWAGVEERSV; translated from the coding sequence ATGGTTTCGCCAGTTGCCCGTGCGCTGGGCGCGCGCCCGGAGCAGGTGGCCGCTACGCTGGCCTTGCTGGACGAAAGCAACACCGTGCCCTTCATCGCCCGTTACCGCAAGGAGGTCACCGGCGGGCTGGACGAAGAGCAAATCCGCCAGATTCAGATCCTGGCCGAAAAGCGGCGCGCGCTGGAAGCCCGACGCGAGACCGTGCTGCGCACCATCGCCGAGCAGGGAAAACTGACCCCCGACTTAGCGCAGCGCATCCGCGCCGCCGAGACGCTGACCGAACTGGAGGCCCTCTACCGCCCCTACAAGCCCAAGCGTCGCACGCGGGCCATCATCGCCCGCGAAAAAGGGCTGGAAGGGCTGGCCGAACAGGTCCTCGAGCAGCCGCACACTTCGGCCACCCTGGCCGAGTTGGCCGCGCCGTTCCTCAACGAGCAGGTCGCCACCGTGGAGGAAGCCCTGGCCGGGGCGCGGGACATTGTGGCCGAGCGCATCGCCGACCACCCCGAAATCCGCGCCGCCGTGCGGCAGCGGGCGTTGCGCTGGGCGGTGCTCCACGCCGAAAAACGCCCCGACGCCGAGGACCCGCGTCAGGTGTACGCTGATTACTACGATTTCCACTATCGGGTGGAGCGGTTGCGCCCGCATCAGGTGCTGGCCATCAACCGCGCCGAGCGCGAAGGCGTGTTGCGGGTGCGCGTGGAGGTGTCGGAGCGCGACTGGCGCGAAGAGGTGGTCCGCCGCTTTCGGCCGGACCCGGCCTCGCCGCTGCACGATGAACTAGAGGCCGCCATCGCCGATGCGGTCCAGCGCCTGCTGCTGCCGGCCATCGAGCGCGATGTGCGCCGCGGCCTCACCGAGGCCGCCGAAGCCCATGCCATTCGGGTCTTCGCGCAAAACCTGCGCGGCCTGCTGTTGCAGCCGCCCCTGCCCGGCCACACGGTGCTGGGCATCGACCCCGGCTACCGCACCGGTTGCAAACTGGCCGTGGTGGACCCCACCGGCAAGGTGCTCGCCACCGGGGCCATCTATCCCCATCCCCCGCAAAACCGGCGCGAGGAGGCCCGCCGCACGCTGGAAGACCTCATCGCGCGCTACGGGATCACCCTCATCGCCATTGGCAACGGCACGGCTTCGCGGGAAACCGAGCAACTGGTGGCCGAGATCACCCGCGGGCGCGAAGGGCTGCACTACCTCATCGTCAGCGAAGCCGGCGCCAGTGTGTACTCGGCTAGCCCGCTGGCCCGCGCTGAGTTGCCCGACCTGGATGTCAGCCTGCGCGGTGCCGTATCCATCGCCCGCCGGATGCTCGACCCACTGGCCGAACTGGTCAAAATTGACCCCAAATCGCTGGGCGTGGGCATGTACCAGCACGATGTGGACCAAAAGGTCCTGGCCCAGACCCTGCATGCCGTGGTAGAAAGCGTGGTCAACGCCGTGGGGGTGGAGGTGAACACTGCCTCCCCGGCGCTGTTTACCTATGTGGCGGGCATCGGGCCGAAACTGGCCCAGGCCGTTGTATCTTACCGTGAGGAGCGCGGCCCCTTCGTCACGCGGGAAGATTTGAAAAAGGTGCCTGGCCTGGGGACCAAGACCTTCCAGCAGGCGGCTGGATTTCTGCGCATCCTCGGCGGGCCGGAGCCCCTGGACGCCACGGCCATCCACCCGGAAAGTTACCCCGCCGCCCGCGCGCTCATGGCCCGCGCCCAGGTGGACCTTTCCCAACCCCCGGAGGAACGCCGGGGCCGTTTGCAGGCCTTGCTGGCCCGGACTTCTCTGGATGACCTGGTCGCGGCCCTGGAGGTTGGGGTACCCACCCTGCAGGACATCCTGGACCAATTGGTCCGGCCCGGGCGCGACCCGCGCGAGAATGTGCCGCCGCCCATCCTGCGCTCCGATGTGCTGCGCATGGAGGACCTCACCCCGGGCCTCACGCTCCAGGGCACCGTGCGCAATGTGGTGGACTTCGGCGCCTTCGTGGACATCGGCGTCAAGCAAGACGGCCTGCTCCACCGGAGCCAAATCCCCGCCGGGGTGACCCTGCAGGTCGGCCAAGTGCTCACCGTGCGGGTGCTCAAAGTGGAGCCCGAACGCGGGCGCATCGGCCTGGGGTGGGCCGGGGTGGAAGAAAGGAGCGTCTGA